In the Thermomicrobiales bacterium genome, CTCGCGTGGTGTCGTCAGGTCGTTTCCGCTGCCGTCGACATCCGACCAGGACGCGCCCTCGTAGTTGAATTCCTCTTTGCGCATACGCTCGATCGACATCTCGTAGGTGTGCTCGGGATTGTCGGGGTCCATCCCGACGTAGTCGTACAGCAACGCCTTCGTCGACATCGGCACACGGGTACGATGGAGCTCAAGCGCGTCCATCGCGGCGTGGATACGGTCGGCGCCAACGATCGCATAGAGCATGTCAGTTGCCTGGTTGTCGGAGAGGACGATCATCAGCACCGCGATATCGCGGATGGTCGGCTCGATCCCGATGTCAAGATCCTGGAGCACACCCGACCCCGGCACGAGGTGCTCCTTCTCGACGCGGATGCGCTGGGCGAGATCCACCTCGCCACGGTCGTGCATCTGATACAGCGCGTACAGCAGCGGCACCTTGAAGGTGCTGGCAGTCGGGAACGATTCGTCCATGTTGATGCCGAATGCCTCGTCCGGCTTGCCAACTGGCCAGGCCGCCACGCCGAACTGCCCCTCGACATCAGCCACGCGCTCTCCGAGCAGCGCAGTGACGTGTTCCAGCTTCTCGTTCATCCTCACTCCTTCGAAATGTCACTATCACGGGCAACCGGATACCCGCACACGACCGCGCCTCACCGTGTCCGGCGCATGGCAGCCGTTGGCTCACATGGTAACCCAGGCAGTGGGCATGCCCGAGGAATCGGCGTCATAACAGCCAGACTCGCGTCTCGGTCGACACAGGCACCGTTGGATTTCAGGCTTGCCCGGCGCCATCGCCGGTCACCTGTGCCGATGCTCTATAATGCAGGCAGGTGGTCGGCCTCGGATACGCCGAAGACAGGACACCGGAGCGCCGGACAACCGGCGCGAGCGGCCACGGTGGCCGCGATGCCCCGACACGGGGGTGAATCAGGCGGACGGATGCGCACATGAGTCGTCAACAGCGACGATCGCGCGTGGAGTCCGCGTCCATGACCGGGGACACTCGCGAGAGCGAGTGGTTCGGCTCGTCGGAAGAAGGCGAGTCTTACCCATGTGGTTGTTCGATGCTATCGCGGATTCGTCTGCAACCTCGAAATCTTCAGGCATTCGCGACAATGCGCTGTTCGCTCGGATACGCGCTACGTACCGACGAAGATGTCACGAAATGTCTGGAGGTCGAAGGACCGGGCGAATGCTGGAA is a window encoding:
- a CDS encoding serine hydrolase, with the translated sequence MNEKLEHVTALLGERVADVEGQFGVAAWPVGKPDEAFGINMDESFPTASTFKVPLLYALYQMHDRGEVDLAQRIRVEKEHLVPGSGVLQDLDIGIEPTIRDIAVLMIVLSDNQATDMLYAIVGADRIHAAMDALELHRTRVPMSTKALLYDYVGMDPDNPEHTYEMSIERMRKEEFNYEGASWSDVDGSGNDLTTPREMARLCEAIEQGVGLSAGARESMLDIMKRQKFNDRIPAGVPENTDIAHKTGSLKGVRNDAGIVYAPAGPYTIALFSKRLGSEKAGIQALGDLSKIVWEAIG